The genomic stretch tttctgaaatccacactgtgataagttcgcacgctagtattctgcgttctttctaaaatcctatatggtgagggcttcacgTGGTTGCTTtttgccctttcttgagttggtaaaagccccgttcatcttgggcgccactccacctatatatcatcggatacctatctaaacagggtgttgctactagagatctgttgagacagctctttcagcaagcttatgcgaaagctagcagtagcccctgtgtgacaggcaagacttggtataaaaggctaggttcttagccgtttACCTTTAAAGGGATCTTTCCTGATTCAAAGTCTTCAGCTCTACCCGGGCCGAGGACCTAACAATTAAGTttggtatgtagcttaggcctttggctgtaaggggtactgtcacagacaccCATCTAAACGCcgcaggggcaactcccatggaaatggtagagttggtacttcaTGTTCACCACGAtcctggcctgcactcccctcagcatggcggtgtgggtatactgttccccatagcgacccctagaggacacagtttgaagttcccttgaaagggaacatctcaggttacgaatgtaaccatggttccctgagtagggaacgagacactgcgtcctctacctccctgccatgctttggctgcaagcttcagacaaagaagtgaatgacgtgtaaCACACAACTTTAACTAAAAAAAGCATTAAACTATCATGTGATATATGATGTACAGTCAATAATTATCAATAACATTTTATCACCCAGGCCTATTTTCGAATATTAATTACACATCAAATATTTGACTATCCATGGACACCCCTAGAGGAAAAACACAGGGAGAACATGCAAACTCCACACAGCAAGGTTTTCAGATCAGCCATGAACCAGGGACCTTAGCGCCATCTGAAACTGAGCTTGTGTAGCCAAACACATTTGCATTCTCATACGCAGAAGAAGGAGCTTTGAGTTTCTCCCATCTTGTCCAGTAGGTCACTTTAAATAAACTGTGTCCAGTCAAATCTGACTTACCGAGGTGTTCCCTGAGGCTTTCAGTGACGGCCACCTGCTGTCTGAGGGAGTCCAGCGATGCCCGGAGGTTTGGGAGCTCTTCATTCAGTTCAGAGCCCAGAACGCCCCGCAGATCCCTCAGTTCACGCTGAACGCTGCAGATCCGCACTCGCTGCTCCTCTACAGACCTCTGCCACACAAACATAGAGACACAGCAACATCTGACTGTACCGAACAAGAACTATGTGCACATCCATGCATTTggcaactattcctttaacttggTATGGTTTGTGAGAAATACAGAAGCCGTTTTTTCTAAAATTACAGGGCGATTAGCTGTGTTTCGCACTTACTAGTCTAGGGCTTCTTTACCTGTAAGGTAGTAAGTGTACTGTCACACAAGGTGATATCCCTGTCCAGATTGCTGACCACAAGACTTTTGTCCTTAAGTGCGCCCTGCTGGACTAACATATCCTGCTGCAGCTGCTCCACCTACAACCAGAGCCATTTGTGTAATATTACGtagagcatttttatttattagcacTATTCAGCACCTAAGAACACAGCAGTGCCTTTTGGTCTAATTTTTATGTATAAGGAACCATTGTTTCAGAATTTATTTTCGTATTTTACAAAGAGCAAGTTTCATACCTGTTTCTCAAGTTTGGTGTTACTTTCCAGAACAAGCCGCACATGGGAACTGAACTCTGTGTTTTCATGAACTTGCACTTTCCCTCTTTTATCCTGAAggaaagaaaatagtcaaaagggCTGATAAAAAGACACTTTTCCTTGCTTCAGGGttaaattataatgttttcttaCTCTGAATGTGCAGCCatagtttttataaatgcagtcagTCTCCACTTCAAGACACTCATCAGCATGAGCTTGCAGCTGCAGTGGGGATCAACAAGCAGCCATGAGCAAATTAAAATATCTGTAGCTATTCATGGAGCTGCTAAGGAGCCATGTTGATGGAAAAATATGAGATAGGAggacattttttcttttaaatggctGCAAAACTTTTGCCTTATCCCGTGAACTGTTAATTAGCTCACAAATCTTTCATGTTCTTTCCAAACTTGGACAACGCAAAATGCGTAACTGGTTATGGACATAACATGAGGTGCGAGGAGAAACTAAATTTCAGTGCTTCTGCAAGTTTCTTGGAGGAAAGCAATTGTTTTAAAAAGCAAATGCATTGAAATATACCTTTCCCATCAGCAGGAAGGCTTTCACATATCTTTTAAACGGgtggaaaataattatatttatattctgcATTCGCCTGCACAGCTTTGTGTTCTTTCTCAAAACTATTGTGGTCTACTTGTAAAAAGTGACATTGTGAGGATAAACAAAATCAGATGGGAGGAAAAATATTTCAATGATTTGAGTTCTCATCTCTCTTTGTGTTTCCCTGAGAAATGTTGTGTTTGCTCACAAAATGTGGGAAGATACATTATATTTTGCTTTTGCAAGAGAACGCAAAGTTTCATAGGGGAACCGAACGTGAAACTTTTGTAAGTTAATGCAAACGCATTCAGATATGATTTGCTGTGGCCTATTTTTTTCCATCTTTGTGTCTCCTTAGGTGCTCCATATTAATCTGAAGAGAGCAATTTGCTGAAAGGCAGGACTAGATGCAGTGGAGTGAAGTATGTGACTGTGCCAGACCTGGTGTCTTCTGATCATCTGAGGACACTTGTTTGGACATGGGACTTGGATTTCAGGGCATGAGGTCTTCTGATGGGCCTGTGGTAGTTTAGAGGCAAGGTTAGGAACAAGCAGAGCTCTATGCAGTGCTGAGAGAGGGAAGCGGTCTGACCTGCAGCTGAGACGTGAGGAACGGCTGTCTGCAGTGAGGGCAGGACTCCAGGCGGAAGGAGCACACGTTCCTCTGGTGCTCCAGCAGGTTCCTGCGTAACACAGTGTCACTGCACCCTGAGTTGGTGCATCTCAGTGGTTCATACTGGCAAGCTTTGAGATGATCCTGAGAAAGAGACGTCGTACTGTGATCACTCAGGAAACTGATGCTTTTCATcatcatgttacgtcatgtttcACGCTTTACCTGAAGGTTGCATAAAGTAACCCTCTGTGTGCAGTCTGGGGCGTTGGTGCAGTACACCTCTAAGTTTAGCAGTTCTCTTTTACAGCAGTTGTCTTGAAAAATCTGCAAGCATTGGAGCTGCTATTCAGTAGAGTATAATGGCAAATAAAGCTACGCTTCGGATAAGTGCACATAAACAAGCATTTAAAATGCTATTGTTCTCACCTCTTCTGATTTAATAGGGATGCTGTCTAAAGGACATTTCGAACTTCCTCCATTTTCACTGAAGAGAGGAAGGTTTACACATTGGCAGATCATTTTAGATGATTTTGCATGCAATGCACTTTCAGCAGAAAAGTATGTTTATCTTTGCTGATATACATCaaatagtttaatttatttaagaaatgAGTATCTCTTACATGTAGGCCCTGACGCACCGGGCGCAGAAGATGTGCCCGCAGCCCGTCTGGTGAGGGTTCAGGACGATCCCGCCGCAGGACGGGCAGATGAACTGCTGCTCTAAGCGCAGCACGAAGCGCAGCGTGCGATTGGTCAGAATGGCTTCCAGCTCCCATGACCTCATGAGCTCTGAGTTCTGCCGGGTCAAGCCGGGACACTCGTTCTCCTCCGCAGCCATGTGCTCTGACACAGAAACAGACAGGAGGAAACTGCACTCACAGATGCACCATTAAAGCTGATCCTCCAAAATCCTCTAATAACAGCTGCAACGGATATTACAGAGAAGCAATAAGGGTTAAATTAAGCAATTTATCACTCTTCTGCTCCAAGatcaatatattttaacatttttctgGCTATAAAAATTTAGCATAGAAATTACGTGGCACcaatttaaagatattttattatatatttgtattatatttatatattttattatattacaataacTGTTGATTTAAAAGTTTGCTTGAATATTGAcagttaatattaaaataactatgaCAATTAAGTTAACATGgggtgattttttattatttgttctgCTTTAGTTTGGATGCAAGCATTTACCTTGTTTTATAAAACTTCtgaaattaaaaaagttttttttttttttttttttttttttgttcccttcAAAGTGTTTCAAACCAAATATGTTTTCTTAGGAAGACTGTTTTAATTGGTACTCAATTTAGGATCATCTTGCTTGTCCTCAATATCAAGCTCCATCCTGTTAGTCTTTTAAAGCCAGTTACTTTTCCTGTTttactaaattacaaaaaataacacCCTAATGTATGCTTACTTTCattctttaaattatatttgtaacaTCCATCCATTATGTAAGCCATCAAATTATAATGAAAAGGTTAAAGCATCGGAGCTTGATTTTCAAAAAGTCCAAAAGTCTGGTGAATCTTTTCATAGAAAAACTTCAACAAAGTTCATCGTAGTTATCACACCCTGACATTTTAGAAAATCACGTTTCGTTAATAAATGTGCTCTATTCAATCTAAAATGataatttttcataaaatgcatgTTACGAAGCTGAAAGTTACAGGTTAATTTGATTTGAGTTTTGCAAAACTACAAGGTGCTACAATGTGTAGAAGTGTGGACAAATATCCTTCTCCAATATCCATCTTTTCGATGATTAACTTAATTGTTCACTTATAAAATCGTTGACATTTCATATCACCCCAGCTTATAAACACCACAAAACTTGGAATCAAGGGATAAAAAGTAGACTTCAATATATCATTGCATAATTCACATCTTCgaaaaaatgtaattatggtaACAGAATGTGCGTGTATAAACCAGCGGACGCGTCTGTAGATAGTGATGCAGATATAGAGCACTCTGttcctgtgtgtgagagagagagtgaaacacACGGGGGAATCCCCAGTGACACTATCAACTATAACATTTCACTGTCACACGCCTTTATAAAGTGCGCGCACTCACCACCCGAGACACGCTTATCGTGGAAACAACTCAACTAATGTTAACcatatatttcacatttaaacatttactttcGCTTTACACTATCAGCAGTGAACTGTCAtatcattttgaatatttattttaaaattcatgGGGCTACATACCTGAAGGTTGATGGCCTTAACAGCTCATTCTGAGTAATGTGATCCTGAATATGATCCCGAGTGTATCACTTGACAGCTCCTCGGCTCAGTGAGTGCGCAGCGCCGACGCGACGCACGCAGCACATCACGCTCATGTCGGGCGCGCTGCCACGCGATTAAAGTGAGCGGAAAACGGACTGACCAATCCTAGCGCGGCGAGGGCTGGGCTCATGAATATTTATTAGGTAGCGTCACAGGACCGTTACCACGGAACGTCAGCGTGACCTAATGAATATTCATAAAGGAAGCCTTGGTTTCTTAATTTCTTGAACGGAAAGTGCACCGCAGGAAGTTAAGAGATACTAAATTAAATATCCTATAAATAGAATACGCTTAAGAGGCTGAGACACACTTCAGTGCCTCTTTAAGATGAAGTAGGAAAGGATACGTCAAGTAAACACTTCAGCGTATAAATgctatattaaatgaaaatgaaattaagagTCTGTTTTAATGATGAGCATGACACTTCACATATTAACATGCTTTAGgtacaaatgtatattttatatatatatatatatatatatatatatatatatatatatatatatatatatatatatatatatatatatatatatatatatataaaacagaggTACTAAAGAGAGTATCACCCCCtacccattaaaaaaataaatacattcagaaACCTTTCTTAATATCATCAGAGATTGTTTACTCTTTAAGACATTTAGCAATTTTCAATATGCAACCAAACTGCATACAGTAGAATCTGCACTTTTTCTGATGAAATAATCATAccagtacaaaaaataaataaataaaaataatatgtgcCAGGAGCACTGCTACACATATTAAAAATCTAGTTAAGATTTCAAAAGACTTCTAAGAAACTACcaagaaaataagaaattatgAATGATCAAAATGGTACAGAAGTGAAAAGTGTTTACACAGTGACTGTTTGCATGCACAAGAATATTCCATTATTAATCAGTCATATTATGATTATGTAATTGTCGTGTATAAGCATTTAACACCATCATAACCAGATTAACATTTTGGTTTTTAGAAATCTGAATAAGGCCGTGTGTCTATTATAAGCAGCATTTTGAGTCCCATAAATACCTTAAAAACATTGTGAGTTAACATCTGCACACCCAAACAAAGGTAATGCTGGACTATACAGCTGTGAGGAGGAATCTATTAATGCGAAATATTATTGGAGCAAAACTACTTCTTAAATTAACATTTGACGAAGAAGAAATAGCTttaaaaaatatgtcatgacaCATTTCTTCTTATGTTATTGTGTAATATTAAGAACATCACCAAAAACTTAAATGGCAAGAGGATCCCCATAGTTTCCAGAAGAGAATAAAGGGGAACGAATGTAGATTTGTTTATTCTGTTAATGCTTATTACATGCACACAGTAATATTCAGAGCTGTGGATTATGTAAACATCTTTTCAGAATAAAGGTTTAAATAGACCTTTAACTGGAAAATGATGTGCACTAAACCACGATCTGATCAACTGATCTCTGATCCCCAGTTCAGGATCCTGCACTTTACAGGGTGGAAAAAGGGTAATGCTACTGTACATGCTAAAGTCTGATTAACAAATGACACATCACTAAAGAGGCAGCTTAGTGCACCGGTCAGCTTAGTGCTGGTTGGAAAATGTGGATCATTCACACTTTCCTGCAAGTCAGACAGGTTTATAAACAATCCCAATTCAATCGGAATGAATAAggttgttattataaaaatacgTGTTTTGTAATCAAAAGGGACTAAagtacagtcaggtccataaatattgggacatcgacacaattctaatctttttggttctatacaccaccacaatggatttgaaatgaaacgaacaagatgtgctttaactgcagactttcagctttaatttgagggtatttacatccaaatcaggtgaacggtgtaggaattacaacagtttgtatatgtacatctcactttttaagggaccaaaagtaattcatccctggtgatgctctgccaggcctctactgcaactgtcttcagttcctgcttgttcttggggcattttcccttcagttttgtcttcagcaagtgaaatgcatgctcaatcggatttaggtcaggtgattgacttggccattgcataacattccacttctttctcttaaaaatctcttttacatcaccagggatgaaacccagcgtacgctgatgtctaattgatctccagacttcaggctgtaattgactgaaaaggatttgcaaccaagtattaaaaaatgaaagtttgatttatgattgttaatctgtcccattacttttggtcccttaaaaagtgggatgtacatgtacaaactgttgtaattcctacaccgttcacctgatttggatgtaaataccctcaaattaaagctgaaagtctgcagttaaagcacatcttgttcgtttcatttcaaatccattgtggtggtgtatagaaccaaaaagattagaattgtgtcgatgtcccaatatttatggacctgactgtagtTTTTGGTATCCATgtccagttaaaaaaaataaaagtatgacAGTAAGGAGTTTCTATGCTTTTCATTAGCAATTAAGTATGAGATTATATAAGAGCACTTTGATGGCAAGAGGATTCAGACAGGTGATTTTCTGTCAGTCTGTAgcaccaaatataaaaatatgaaattcgTAAAAATGACACAACACAGTAATCAACCACAAACACAGATGAACAACAGAATGACAGTCAAACACCATTTACAGAGGTCTGCCTTTACATAATAACAGATAGTAATGAACACAATATATTCAAGACAAAGTACAACATTGTCACATGATTACTAaatctagaataaaaaaaagattaaataaatagaatgttACATAACTAATATATACAGGTTTAAAACAATCTTTTCTAGTATTCCGAATGAGAATGGCTAATGGATGGGCGTGTCGGATGGGATGCCTTGCAGAGAGGGCGTCAGTGTAGAGCAGAGGAGGCCGTGTCGGACGGGATGCCCAGCAGAGAGGTGTCAGTGTAGAGCAGAGGAGGGCTTGTCGGACGGTATGCATAGCAGAGAGGGCGTATTGGATTTGATGCCCAGCATAGATGGCATCAGTGTAGAGCGGAGGAGGGCGTATCGGACGTATGCCCAGCAAAGAGGGCATCAGTGTAGCGAAGAGGAGGGCGTATCGTACGTATGCCCAGCAGAGAGGTGTCAGTGTAGAGCGGAGAAGGGCGTGTCGGACGGGATGCCCAGCAAAGAGGGCGTCAGTATAGAGCGGAGGAGGGCGTGTCACACAGGATGCCCAGCAGAGAGGGCGTCAGTATAGAGCGGAGGAGGGCGTGTCACACGGGATGCCCAGCAGAGAGAGCGTCAGTGTAGAGCGGAGGGCGTGTTGGACGGGATGCCCAGCAGAGAGGGCGTCAGTGTAGAGCAGAGGAGGGAGTGTCGGACGGGAACCCCAGCAGAGAGTGAATCAGTGTAGAGTGGAGGAGGGCGTATCGGATTCGGTGCCCAGCAGAGAGGGCATCAGTGTGGAGCGGAGGAGGACGTGTCGGACGGTATGCACAGCAGAGCGGGCATCAGTGTAGAGCAGAGGAGGACGTGTCGGACGGGATGCCCAGCAGAGAGGTGTCAGTGTAGAGCAGAGGAGGGCGTGTCGGACGTATGGCCAGCAGAGAGGGCATCAGTGTGGAGCGGAGGGCATGTCAGACGGGATGCCCAGCAGAGAGGGGCGTCAGTGTAGAGTGGAGGAGGGCGTGTCGGACGTATGCCCAGCAAAGAGGGCATCAGTATAGAGCGGAGGAGGGATGTCGGACGTATGCCCAGCAGAGAGGTGTCAGTGTAGAGCAGAGGAGGGAGTATCGGACGTGATGCCCAGCATAGATGGCATCAGTGTAGAGCGGAGGAGGGCGTATCGGACGTATGCCCAGCAGAGCGGGCATCAGTGTAGAGCGGAGGAGGGCGTGTCGGACGGGATGCCCAGCAGAGAGGTGTCAGTGTAGAGCAGAGGAGGGCTTGTCGGACGGTATGCATAGCAGGGAGGGCGTCAGTGTAGAGCAGATGAGGGCGTATCGGATTTGATGCCCAGCATAGATGGCATCAGTGTAGAGCGGAGGAGGGCGTATCGGACGAATGCCCAGCAGAGAGGGCATCAGTGTAGCGCAGAGGAGGGCGTATCGGACGTATGCCCAGCAGAGCGGGCATCAGTGTAGAGCGGAGAAGGGCGTGTCGGAAGGGATGCCCAGCAGAGAGGTGTCAGTGTAGAGCAGAGGAGGGAGTGTCGGACGTGATGCCCAGCAGAGAGTGCATCAGTGTGGAGCGGAGGACGTGTCAGACGGGATGCCCAGCAGAGAGGGGCGTCAATGTAGAGTGGAGGAGGGCGTGTCGGACGTATGCCCAGCAAAGAGGGCATCAGTATAGAGCGGAGGAGGGATGTCGGACGTATGCCCAGCAGAGAGGTGTCAGTGTAGAGCAGAGGAGGGAGTATCGGACGTGATGCCCAGCAGAGAGTGCATCAGTGTAGAGCGGAGGAGGGCGTATCGGATTCGGTGCCCAGCAGAGAGGGCATCAGTGTGGAGCGGAGGAGGGCGTGTCGGACGGGATGCCCAGCAGAGAGGTGTCAGTGTAGAGCAGAGGAGGGCTTGTCGGACGGTATGCATAGCAGAGAGGGCGTCAGTGTAGAGCAGATGAGGGCGTATCGGATTTGATGCCCAGCATAGATGGCATCAGTGTAGAGCGGAGGAGGGCGTATCGGACGTATGCCCAGCAGAGATGGCATCAGTGTAGCGCAGAGGAGGGCGTATCGGACGTATGCCCAGCAGAGCGGGCATCAGTGTAGAGCGGAGGAGGGCGTGTCGGACGGGATGCCCAGCAGAGAGGTGTCAGTGTAGAGCAGAGGAGGGCTTGTCGGACGGTATGCATAGCAGAGAGGGCGTCAGTGTAGAGCAGATGAGGGCGTATCGGATTTGATGCCCAGCATAGATGGCATCAGTGTAGAGCGGAGGAGGGCGTATCGGACGTATGCCCAGCAGAGAGGGCATCAGTGTAGTGCAGA from Carassius gibelio isolate Cgi1373 ecotype wild population from Czech Republic chromosome A22, carGib1.2-hapl.c, whole genome shotgun sequence encodes the following:
- the LOC127943315 gene encoding TNF receptor-associated factor 5, giving the protein MAAEENECPGLTRQNSELMRSWELEAILTNRTLRFVLRLEQQFICPSCGGIVLNPHQTGCGHIFCARCVRAYIENGGSSKCPLDSIPIKSEEIFQDNCCKRELLNLEVYCTNAPDCTQRVTLCNLQDHLKACQYEPLRCTNSGCSDTVLRRNLLEHQRNVCSFRLESCPHCRQPFLTSQLQAHQKTSCPEIQVPCPNKCPQMIRRHQLQAHADECLEVETDCIYKNYGCTFRDKRGKVQVHENTEFSSHVRLVLESNTKLEKQVEQLQQDMLVQQGALKDKSLVVSNLDRDITLCDSTLTTLQRSVEEQRVRICSVQRELRDLRGVLGSELNEELPNLRASLDSLRQQVAVTESLREHLGALEQTCQRHTRLLDIHVEQLQCNEQRFRQLESTSYDGKLIWKVRDYCHRKEAGTPLNSTPFYTSRSGYKLSVRAYLGGDNSGRGTHLSLYVTIMRGDFDSLLPWPFRQNITLTLLDQSGSKNHMSNTFTPDTSSDSFHRPTSDANVATGFPRFISHGDLEAPRNAVYVRDDTLFIKVKVDTTGLEDL